A stretch of Shimia isoporae DNA encodes these proteins:
- the gspL gene encoding type II secretion system protein GspL has product MMQDQDMTLTGVTPTKAGPEGTTLVPGELVPVLPLDLPVSLRGSTREQVARRQLEDSASLDPNTAEIRPFALSGNDKNWTRALVADQKLIIDWVAAAPSDCKAVLPDYVALPAASGLWSFRYDEAEERLLARLGLDDGFTTEISLAPLLLERALSEGPSPDAILWEGPELETVSALFDTAGLPRVQNSQDAGAKILGHGELALDLRKDPFATRAHLRQAVLPWRWPVIIGLIAVGIWATAQTVAVDALRQERDIVTARTMDVVRAQFVPSGPVLDVRTQVSRVISEARAEALLSDDGLSPLALFGETVDLISAPGVTPERVEYRENDGLRLVLEVADFATGEALVSALGDLNLSVDVVRSEAGGERSGVLLELILETAND; this is encoded by the coding sequence ATGATGCAGGATCAAGACATGACGCTGACGGGTGTCACACCCACCAAAGCCGGCCCGGAAGGCACCACCCTTGTGCCGGGCGAGCTTGTGCCCGTTTTACCGCTTGATCTGCCTGTATCGTTGCGCGGAAGCACGCGCGAACAAGTGGCCAGGCGTCAACTCGAGGACAGCGCCTCTTTAGACCCTAACACTGCGGAAATCCGTCCTTTCGCACTTTCCGGAAACGACAAGAACTGGACCCGCGCGCTTGTTGCGGACCAAAAGTTGATCATCGACTGGGTGGCGGCCGCACCGTCAGATTGTAAAGCCGTGCTTCCTGACTACGTCGCCCTTCCTGCCGCATCTGGTCTGTGGAGCTTCCGATACGACGAAGCCGAGGAGCGATTGTTGGCACGCCTGGGACTGGACGATGGATTTACAACAGAAATCTCATTGGCTCCTTTGCTGCTTGAACGTGCTCTTTCCGAAGGCCCCTCACCAGACGCGATTCTGTGGGAAGGGCCTGAGTTAGAGACTGTTTCCGCGCTTTTTGACACCGCGGGCCTACCCAGAGTGCAAAACTCTCAGGATGCCGGGGCCAAAATCCTTGGTCATGGCGAATTGGCGCTGGATTTGCGAAAAGATCCGTTCGCAACGCGAGCACACCTAAGACAAGCAGTGTTGCCGTGGCGCTGGCCAGTAATCATTGGCTTGATTGCCGTGGGCATATGGGCCACCGCCCAAACGGTTGCAGTCGATGCCCTCCGGCAGGAACGTGACATTGTGACTGCCCGAACGATGGATGTCGTTCGCGCGCAGTTTGTTCCGTCTGGCCCAGTCTTGGATGTCCGTACGCAGGTCAGTCGTGTCATCTCGGAAGCCCGCGCAGAGGCGCTTTTAAGCGACGACGGATTATCCCCTTTGGCGCTGTTTGGCGAAACTGTCGATCTGATTTCCGCTCCCGGCGTGACCCCTGAACGAGTGGAATATCGCGAAAACGACGGGCTACGGTTGGTTCTGGAAGTGGCCGACTTTGCGACCGGCGAAGCACTGGTATCTGCACTAGGTGACCTAAACCTGAGCGTTGATGTTGTGCGTTCCGAAGCAGGTGGTGAGCGTTCCGGCGTTTTGCTTGAACTGATACTGGAGACGGCGAATGACTGA
- the gspK gene encoding type II secretion system minor pseudopilin GspK, producing MNDNRGFVLLNALILVAALSAVAVLLLSRANESFARRLADQDAAQLRLALDGGEAMMRTALLRDVRSIDHANDSWAQEWEAIPVDRGTLSLKPYDLQGRFNVNWLANPEDTFSRAAFDRLLQRLGLPAARGDALAKFLTPGQKQDSFENRTPPITHVGGPVLMLEQLRIMPEWRENELDKLLPFISALPSDSVLNVNTAPPEVLDAMLPGVPLSGWNRLTNERLREPLVSIDDFRTRLGGVGGFEVAGNLEDNRFSVATDWVAVELTATTEPEGRGRRVTRLTVFERRPLPLAPRVAYRLSDRP from the coding sequence ATGAACGACAATCGTGGCTTTGTTCTTTTGAATGCGCTGATCCTTGTCGCGGCCTTGTCCGCTGTGGCCGTTCTCTTGCTGTCTCGTGCAAACGAGAGTTTTGCCCGCCGGCTTGCTGATCAGGACGCCGCGCAATTACGACTGGCTCTGGATGGAGGCGAGGCAATGATGCGAACCGCTCTTCTACGGGATGTTCGTAGCATCGATCATGCCAACGATTCCTGGGCGCAGGAATGGGAAGCTATTCCGGTTGATCGCGGCACACTTTCGCTAAAACCCTATGATCTTCAAGGCCGCTTTAACGTGAACTGGCTGGCAAACCCGGAGGACACATTCAGCCGTGCCGCTTTCGACCGCCTGTTACAACGTCTCGGGTTACCCGCCGCACGGGGTGATGCACTCGCGAAGTTCCTCACACCCGGACAAAAGCAGGACAGTTTTGAAAACCGAACCCCACCAATCACGCACGTTGGTGGCCCTGTTCTGATGTTAGAACAGCTTCGCATTATGCCCGAATGGCGTGAAAATGAACTCGACAAACTGCTGCCATTTATCTCCGCCTTACCAAGCGACAGTGTACTCAACGTCAATACAGCGCCACCCGAAGTTCTGGATGCCATGTTGCCGGGTGTTCCATTGTCAGGCTGGAACCGGCTTACAAACGAACGCCTCCGCGAGCCTCTTGTTTCAATAGATGACTTTCGTACCCGGCTTGGTGGTGTCGGTGGCTTCGAGGTTGCCGGAAATCTGGAAGACAATCGTTTCTCAGTTGCGACCGACTGGGTGGCCGTGGAACTGACCGCCACAACAGAACCCGAAGGACGTGGCAGGAGAGTGACACGCCTGACCGTCTTTGAACGTCGTCCGCTTCCTCTTGCGCCACGGGTCGCTTATCGTTTGTCAGATAGGCCATGA
- a CDS encoding type II secretion system protein GspJ: MKVQSDAGLSLLELVVAMALFALVAVMGLQLMTGTLRMRDRLETSSTETAELSRSLALLRADIANAAPLLFNPPGDSRPLSALLSTPGGFEISVSGQSDLPPVDALGFHRIEWRVTSEGTLTRQHWPVLAPANATAKSPEQTVLSGVSSLSLRTYWPVRGWVDGTNDPNPAPATTAPAQDSDRGPLAANGYTDQLPVAVEITLRTRDFGNLRLVEVLQ, encoded by the coding sequence ATGAAAGTTCAATCCGATGCCGGACTGTCATTACTTGAGCTCGTTGTGGCGATGGCGCTCTTTGCTTTGGTCGCAGTCATGGGTCTGCAGTTGATGACAGGAACGCTGCGGATGCGGGACAGACTGGAGACGAGTTCAACCGAAACCGCCGAATTGTCGCGCAGCCTGGCTCTTTTGCGGGCCGACATCGCCAACGCAGCACCGCTTCTGTTCAACCCACCGGGAGATTCACGGCCTCTTTCGGCACTTCTGTCCACACCTGGCGGATTCGAAATTTCTGTTTCCGGCCAATCCGACCTGCCACCAGTGGATGCATTGGGATTTCACAGGATTGAATGGCGAGTAACCTCGGAAGGGACGCTGACGCGTCAGCACTGGCCCGTGTTGGCACCCGCCAACGCAACGGCAAAAAGCCCTGAGCAAACCGTATTGTCTGGCGTTTCCTCTCTGTCACTTCGCACGTATTGGCCCGTCCGCGGCTGGGTTGATGGCACAAACGACCCGAATCCGGCTCCGGCGACCACCGCGCCAGCACAAGACAGTGACCGCGGTCCGCTGGCGGCAAACGGATACACGGACCAACTTCCTGTCGCGGTGGAAATCACTCTGCGCACACGCGATTTCGGAAATCTACGCCTTGTCGAGGTGCTGCAATGA
- a CDS encoding type II secretion system protein, which produces MQPELETNIAENGQSDAGLSLLELVVAVFVMAVGTLAVLTAVDQSGITITQEKARLLAGVVADNRAEELRLPGGRALPAEVTMGGLRFRITETLRGTEGGFTEATIRAQLAEGNGGPGALRITWIASPNAGPGL; this is translated from the coding sequence ATGCAGCCAGAACTAGAGACTAATATTGCCGAAAACGGCCAATCCGACGCGGGGCTTAGCCTTCTGGAGCTGGTTGTTGCTGTGTTCGTCATGGCGGTGGGAACGCTCGCGGTGCTGACCGCAGTGGATCAGTCCGGAATTACCATAACACAGGAGAAAGCCCGCCTTCTCGCCGGGGTTGTCGCGGACAATCGCGCCGAAGAACTGCGTTTGCCCGGCGGGCGGGCTCTGCCGGCAGAAGTCACCATGGGCGGATTGCGGTTCCGAATAACCGAGACCCTGCGTGGGACAGAAGGCGGTTTTACCGAGGCAACCATTCGGGCACAACTTGCCGAAGGCAACGGAGGCCCGGGCGCGCTTCGGATAACCTGGATCGCTTCGCCCAACGCGGGTCCGGGGCTATGA
- a CDS encoding prepilin-type N-terminal cleavage/methylation domain-containing protein, translating into MKPADAGVSLIELLVVVAVLSVLAVGISLPLRNDGNNAPSDAARFQSLFENSRTLAIHKQQLRGLRIEPRGVALMARTQGGWEQSSQIIRWRGRVAFQNLGPIGAGQSFDSPEVTFLPNGQTTAFQIRFFSSESGSASCESDGWAEVTCSQN; encoded by the coding sequence GTGAAACCCGCCGACGCCGGTGTTAGCCTGATCGAGTTACTGGTCGTTGTTGCGGTCTTGTCTGTGCTGGCGGTAGGAATATCTCTGCCTTTGCGAAACGACGGGAACAATGCCCCTTCTGACGCTGCAAGATTTCAGTCTCTATTTGAAAACAGTCGAACACTCGCCATTCACAAGCAGCAATTGCGTGGTCTGCGTATCGAACCCCGCGGGGTCGCCTTGATGGCGCGAACACAAGGCGGCTGGGAACAATCAAGCCAGATAATTCGTTGGCGCGGCCGCGTTGCCTTCCAGAACTTGGGTCCGATTGGCGCGGGTCAAAGCTTTGACTCTCCGGAAGTTACCTTTCTACCGAATGGACAAACCACTGCGTTTCAAATTAGGTTCTTCAGCTCGGAAAGTGGCAGCGCTTCCTGTGAAAGTGATGGCTGGGCGGAGGTCACATGCAGCCAGAACTAG